In a genomic window of Chroicocephalus ridibundus chromosome 18, bChrRid1.1, whole genome shotgun sequence:
- the LOC134524962 gene encoding olfactory receptor 14I1-like, with the protein MSNGSSITHFLLLAFADTRELQLLHFWLFLAIYLAALLGNGLIITAVACDHRLHTPMYFFLLNLALLDLGCISTTLPKAMANSLWNTRAISYLGCAAQVFLFVTFISAEFYLLTVVAYDRYIAICKPLHYGSLLGSRTCVHMAAAAWGSGFLHALLHTANTFS; encoded by the coding sequence atgtccaacggcagctccatcacccacttcctcctgctggcattcgcagacacgcgggagctgcagctcttgcacttctggctcttcctggccatctacctggctgccctcctgggcaatggcctcatcatcactgccgtagcctgtgaccaccgcctccacacccccatgtacttcttcctcctcaacctcgccctcctcgacctgggctgcatctccaccactctccccaaagccatggcaaattccctctggaacaccagggccatctcctacttgggatgtgctgcacaggtctTCCTGTTTGTCAccttcatctcagcagagttttatcttctgacagtcgtggcctacgaccgctacattgccatctgcaaacccctgcactatgggtccctgcTGGGCAGCAGaacttgtgtccacatggcagcagctgcctggggcagtggctttctccacgctctcctgcacactgccaatacattttca